Genomic window (Candidatus Cloacimonas sp.):
ACAGTTTAGAGAGGACGGATTTTCAGCTAAACCGATTCGGATTTGTGATATTGTTATTGACATAAATCAGCTTCTACGCCAAAAGGATTCAAGAACTATAGAAGATGAATTCCGAGCTGTATTAATACATGGTCTTTTACATCTGGTTGGATATGATCATATTCACAGCACGGATGCTGAAAAAATGAATAAGAAAGAAGAATATTATTTTAAACTTACACAAGGTGAAAA
Coding sequences:
- the ybeY gene encoding rRNA maturation RNase YbeY, with product MNDLELLGEAIIPEPSLQKIADLICSTEDPAHSYQICVKMVNSATMTKYNKLYRGLNEPTDILSFITAELPPCQIDEQFREDGFSAKPIRICDIVIDINQLLRQKDSRTIEDEFRAVLIHGLLHLVGYDHIHSTDAEKMNKKEEYYFKLTQGEN